A region from the Pectinophora gossypiella chromosome 29, ilPecGoss1.1, whole genome shotgun sequence genome encodes:
- the LOC126379343 gene encoding putative uncharacterized protein DDB_G0282133 isoform X19 — protein sequence MKNIVGLLVLLAFVAVQGLPNPGRRYDDSDYSVYSEQELSHEENSEQSQEESSDEYESVQSYGGRTRSVKESNTSSKHSESESSNTSQSNKLIISKGDGNVQTTTSSSKSSKTSSSKSEKHSSSRRVIESGYSDDDDYYTKSGRWGSTDDSYYQSDSDERSTIDESEERYRSDKIRQDNDSEQNADGDNNSDIDQDNRNNQNAVAGKGSTITQNNINNQNAVAGKGSTITQNNKNNQNAKAETGSTIIQNHVNNQNARAEEGSTITQNNINDQNAKAGKGSTIYQTYENNQNAKADKGSTITQNSENNQNAKAEKGSSINQSNENNQNARGEKGSTIKQDNESNQNAKGEKGSSIKQTNKNNQNAKAGKGATIRQDNESNQNAKAEKGATIRQDNESNQNAKAERGANIRQDNESNQNAKAEKGATIRQDNESNQNAKAEKGATIRQDNESNQNARGEKGSTIKQTNENNQNAKADRGSTIRQDNESNQNAKAGKGATIRQDNESNQNAHGGKGSTIKQTNENNQNAKADRGSTIRQDNESNQNAKAGKGANIRQDNESNQNARGERGSTIKQTNENNQNAKADSGSTIRQDNESNQNAKAGKGATIRQDNESNQNAHGGKGSTIKQTNENNQNAKADSGSTIRQDNESNQNAKAGKGATIRQDNESNQNAKAGKGATIKQDNESNQNARGERGSTIKQTNENNQNAKADSGSTIRQDNESNQNAKAGKGATIRQDNESNQNAHGGKGSTIKQDNKNNQNAKADRGSTIRQDNESNQNAKAGKGATIRQDNENNQNAHGGKGSIIKQTNENNQNAKADRGSTIRQDNESNQNAKAGKGATIRQDNESNQNAHGERGSTIKQTNENNQNAKADRGSTIRQDNESNQNAKAGKGATIKQDNESNQNARGERGSTIKQTNENNQNAKADKSSTIRQDNESNQNAKAGKGATVRQDNESNQNARGERGSTIKQTNENNQNAKADRGSTIRQDNESNQNAKAGKGATIRQDNESNQNAKAGKGATIKQDNESNQNARGERGSTIKQTNENNQNAKADRGSTIRQDNESNQNAKAGKKATVRQDNESNQNARGERGSTIKQTNENNQNAKADRGSTIRQDNESNQNAKAGKGATIRQDNESNQNAHGGKGSTIKQDNKNNQNAKADRGSTIRQDNENNQNAKADRGSTIRQDNESNQNAKAGKGATIKQDNESNQNARGERGSTIKQTNENNQNAKADSGSTIRQDNESNQNAKAGKGATIRQDNESNQNAHGGKGSNIKQDNKNNQNAKADRGSTIRQDNENNQNAKADRGSTIRQDNESNQNAKAGKGATIKQDNESNQNARGERGSTIKQTNENNQNAKADSGSTIRQDNESNQNAKAGKGATIRQDNESNQNAKAGKGATIKQDNESNQNARGERGSTIKQTNENNQNAKADSGSTIRQDNESNQNAKAGKGATIRQDNESNQNAHGGKGSTIKQDNKNNQNAKADRGSTIRQDNESNQNAKAGKGATIRQDNENNQNAHGGMGSTIKQTNENNQNAKADRGSTIRQDNESNQNAKAGKGATIRQDNESNQNARGERGSTIKQTNENNQNAKADRGSTIRQDNESNQNAKAGKGATIRQDNESNQNARGEIGSTIKQANENNQNAKADRGSTIRQDNESNQNAKAGKGATIRQDNENNQNAHGGKGSTIKQTNENNQNAKADRGSTIRQDNESNQNAKAGKGATIRQDNENKQNAHGGKGSTIKQTNENNQNAKADRGSTIRQDNESNQNAKAGKGATIRQDNESNQNAKAGKGATIKQDNESNQNARGERGSTIKQTNENNQNAKADSGSTIRQDNESNQNAKAGKGATIKQDNESNQNARGERGSTIKQTNENNQNAKAGKGATIRQDNESNQNAHGGKGSTIKQDNKNNQNAKADRGSTIRQDNENNQNAKADRGSTIRQDNESNQNAKAGKGATIRQDNESNQNAHGGKGSTIKQDNKNNQNAKADRGSTIRQYNESNQNAKAGKGATIRQDNESNQNARGEIGSTIKQANENNQNAKADRGSTIRQDNESNQNAKAGKGATIRQDNENKQNAHGGKGSTIKQDNKNNQNAKADRGSTIRQDNESNQNAKAGKGATIRQDNENNQNAKADRGSTIRQDNESNQNAKAGKGATIRQDNENKQNAHGGKGSTIKQDNKNNQNAKADRGSTIRQDNESNQNAKAGKGATIKQDNESNQNARGERGSTIKQTNENNQNAKADSGSTIRQDNESNQNAKAGKGATIRQDNESNQNAHGGKGSTIQQDNKNNQNAKADRGSTIRQDNESNQNAKAGRGATIRQDNENNQNAHGGKGSTIKQDNKNNQNARGGDRSSISQDNENRQIAKAKVCSKVRHTNKNKQNAKGERGTNIGQNNDNNQNAHGGKGSHIKQTNENNQNAKGGKGSTIRQDNENNQNARGGKGSTIRQDNENNQNARGGKGSTIRQDNESNQHAHGGKGSTIRQDNENNQNAHGGKGSHIKQTNENNQNAKGGKGSTIRQDNENNQNARGGKGSTIRQDNESNQNARGGKGSTIRQDNENNQNAKGGKGSTIKQDNRNNQNAAGGNDSVIRQDNKNHQNAETGERSKIKHDKNDHVKDCSKEELNKRKNSTTVKKVTKEVVLKKDKRSEVNESESSKTKEKSKSKVKTVVKTKTVEKTKEQNSKGEKHHCGN from the exons ATGAAGAATATAGTCGGACTTCTGGTGTTATTG gCTTTTGTCGCTGTCCAGGGTTTACCTA atCCTGGCAGACGTTATGatgattcagattattcagTTTATTCCGAacaag AATTGTCACACGAAGAAAACAGTGAACAGTCTCAGGAGGAGTCTAGCGACGAATATGAATCTGTCCAATCATACGGCGGCAGAACGAGATCAGTTAAAGAAAGCAACACATCTTCAAAACACAGCGAATCCGAATCTAGCAACACCTCACAATCTAACAAACTGATAATATCCAAGGGTGACGGAAACGTACAGACGACAACATCGTCATCAAAATCATCTAAAACTTCTAGCAGCAAATCTGAAAAGCACTCCAGTTCCAGACGTGTAATTGAAAGTGGTTATTCTGATGATGACGATTATTACACGAAATCGGGACGATGGGGATCAACTGACGACTCATATTACCAATCTGACTCTGATGAAAGATCAACTATTGATGAAAGTGAAGAGAGATATCGAAGCGATAAAATACGACAAGACAACGATAGCGAGCAAAATGCTGACGGCGACAACAACTCAGACATAGATCAAGATAACAGGAATAATCAAAATGCTGTTGCTGGAAAAGGGTCGacaataacacaaaataacataaataatcaaAATGCTGTTGCTGGAAAAGGATCGACAATtacacaaaataacaaaaataaccaAAATGCTAAGGCTGAAACAGGATCAACAATAATACAAAACCACGTAAATAACCAGAACGCCAGAGCTGAAGAAGGTTCGACTATTACACAAAACAACATTAATGACCAAAATGCAAAAGCTGGAAAAGGCTCAACAATATACCAGACCTACGAAAATAACCAAAATGCAAAAGCTGATAAAGGATCCACAATAACACAAAATAGCGAAAATAATCAAAACGCGAAAGCAGAAAAAGGCTCTAGTATAAATCAATCTAATGAGAATAACCAGAACGCCAGAGGAGAAAAAGGTTCAACTATAAAACAGgacaacgaaagcaaccagaatgcaAAAGGTGAAAAAGGTTCTAGTATAAAACAGACCAATAAAAACAATCAGAACGCCAAAGCCGGCAAAGGTgcgactatcagacaagataacgaaagcaaccaaaATGCCAAGGCCGAAAAAGGAGCCACTAtaagacaagataacgaaagcaaccagaacgcCAAGGCCGAAAGAGGTGCCaatatcagacaagataacgaaagcaaccagaacgcCAAGGCCGAAAAAGGTGCGAcaatcagacaagataacgaaagcaaccagaacgcCAAGGCCGAAAAAGGTGccactatcagacaagataacgaaagcaaccagaacgcCAGAGGTGAAAAAGGTTCGACGATAAAACAGACAAACGAAAACAATCAGAACGCCAAGGCCGACAGAGGTTCGACTATCAGACAGgacaacgaaagcaaccagaacgcCAAGGCCGGAAAAGGGGccactatcagacaagataacgaaagcaaccaaaatgctcatggcggaaagggCTCGACTATCAAACAGacaaacgaaaacaaccagaacGCCAAGGCCGACAGAGGTTCAACTATCAGACAGgacaacgaaagcaaccagaacgcCAAGGCCGGAAAAGGAGCCAATATCAGACAAGATAatgaaagcaaccagaatgccagAGGTGAAAGAGGTTCGACGATAAAACAGacaaacgaaaacaaccagaatgccaaAGCTGACAGTGGTTCGACTATCAGACAGgacaacgaaagcaaccagaacgcCAAGGCCGGAAAAGGGGccactatcagacaagataacgaaagcaaccagaatgctcatggcggaaaggggtcgacgATAAAACAGacaaacgaaaacaaccagaatgccaaAGCCGACAGTGGTTCGACTATCAGACAGgacaacgaaagcaaccagaacgcCAAGGCCGGAAAAGGGGccactatcagacaagataacgaaagcaaccagaacgcCAAGGCTGGAAAAGGAGCGACTATCaaacaagataacgaaagcaaccagaatgcgAGAGGTGAAAGAGGTTCGACGATAAAACAGacaaacgaaaacaaccagaatgccaaAGCCGACAGTGGTTCGACTATCAGACAGGACAATGAAAGCAACCAGAACGCCAAGGCCGGAAAAGGGGccactatcagacaagataacgaaagcaaccagaatgctcatggcggaaaggggtcgactatcaaACAAGACAACaaaaacaaccagaatgccaaGGCCGACAGAGGTTCGACTATCAGACAGgacaacgaaagcaaccagaatgccaaGGCCGGTAAAGGAGccactatcagacaagataacgaaaacaaccagaatgctcatggcggaaaggggtcgatTATCAAACAGacaaacgaaaacaaccagaacGCCAAGGCCGACAGAGGTTCAACTATCAGACAGgacaacgaaagcaaccagaatgccaaGGCCGGTAAAGGAGccactatcagacaagataacgaaagcaaccagaatgctcatggcgAAAGGGGGTCGACTATCAAACAGacaaacgaaaacaaccagaacGCCAAGGCCGACAGAGGTTCAACTATCAGACAAgacaacgaaagcaaccagaatgccaaAGCCGGTAAAGGAGCCACTATCAAACAAGATAACGAAAGTAACCAAAATGCCAGAGGTGAAAGAGGTTCGACGATAAAACAGACgaacgaaaacaaccagaatgccaaGGCCGACAAAAGCTCAACTATCAGACAGgacaacgaaagcaaccagaacgcCAAGGCCGGAAAAGGAGCCACtgtcagacaagataacgaaagcaaccagaatgccagAGGTGAAAGAGGTTCGACGATAAAACAGACgaacgaaaacaaccagaatgccaaGGCCGACAGAGGCTCAACTATCAGACAGgacaacgaaagcaaccagaacgcCAAGGCTGGAAAAGGAGccactatcagacaagataacgaaagtaACCAGAACGCCAAAGCTGGAAAAGGGGCCACTATCAAACAAGATAACGAAAGTAACCAAAATGCCAGAGGTGAAAGAGGTTCGACGATAAAACAGACgaacgaaaacaaccagaatgctAAGGCCGACAGAGGCTCAACTATCAGACAGgacaacgaaagcaaccagaacgcCAAGGCCGGAAAAAAAGCCACtgtcagacaagataacgaaagcaaccagaatgccagAGGTGAAAGAGGTTCGACGATAAAACAGacaaacgaaaacaaccagaacGCCAAGGCCGACAGAGGTTCAACTATCAGACAGgacaacgaaagcaaccagaacgcCAAAGCCGGAAAAGGAGccactatcagacaagataacgaaagcaaccagaatgctcatggcggaaaggggtcgactatcaaACAAGACAACaaaaacaaccagaatgccaaGGCCGACAGAGGTTCGACTATCAGACAGgacaacgaaaacaaccagaatgccaaGGCCGACAGAGGTTCGACTATCAGACAGgacaacgaaagcaaccagaacgcCAAGGCCGGAAAAGGAGCGACTATAaaacaagataacgaaagcaaccagaatgcgAGAGGTGAAAGAGGTTCGACGATTAAACAGacaaacgaaaacaaccagaatgccaaAGCCGACAGTGGTTCGACTATCAGACAGgacaacgaaagcaaccagaacgcCAAAGCCGGAAAAGGAgcgactatcagacaagataacgaaagcaaccagaatgctcatggcggaaaggggtcgaaTATCAAACAAGACAACaaaaacaaccagaatgccaaGGCCGACAGAGGTTCGACTATCAGACAGgacaacgaaaacaaccagaatgccaaGGCCGACAGAGGTTCGACTATCAGACAGgacaacgaaagcaaccagaacgcCAAGGCCGGAAAAGGAGCGACTATCaaacaagataacgaaagcaaccagaatgcgAGAGGTGAAAGAGGTTCGACGATAAAACAGacaaacgaaaacaaccagaatgccaaAGCCGACAGTGGTTCGACTATCAGACAGgacaacgaaagcaaccagaacgcCAAGGCTGGAAAAGGAGccactatcagacaagataacgaaagtaACCAGAACGCCAAAGCTGGAAAAGGGGCCACTATCAAACAAGATAACGAAAGTAACCAAAATGCCAGAG GTGAAAGAGGTTCGACGATAAAACAGacaaacgaaaacaaccagaatgccaaAGCCGACAGTG GTTCGACTATCAGACAGgacaacgaaagcaaccagaacgcCAAGGCCGGAAAAGGAGccactatcagacaagataacgaaagcaaccagaatgctcatggcggaaaggggtcgactatcaaACAAGACAACaaaaacaaccagaatgccaaGGCCGACAGAGGTTCGACTATCAGACAGgacaacgaaagcaaccagaatgccaaGGCCGGTAAAGGAGccactatcagacaagataacgaaaacaaccagaatgctcatggcggaaTGGGGTCGACTATCAAACAGacaaacgaaaacaaccagaatgccaaGGCCGACAGAGGTTCAACTATCAGACAGgacaacgaaagcaaccagaatgccaaAGCCGGTAAAGGAGccactatcagacaagataacgaaagcaaccagaatgccagAGGTGAAAGAGGTTCGACGATAAAACAGacaaacgaaaacaaccagaatgccaaGGCCGACAGAGGCTCAACTATCAGACAGgacaacgaaagcaaccagaacgcCAAGGCCGGAAAAGGAGccactatcagacaagataacgaaagcaaccaaaATGCCAGAGGTGAAATAGGTTCGACGATAAAACAGGcaaacgaaaacaaccagaatgccaaGGCCGACAGAGGCTCAACTATCAGACAGgacaacgaaagcaaccagaatgccaaGGCCGGTAAAGGAGccactatcagacaagataacgaaaacaaccagaatgctcatggcggaaaggggtcgactatcaaacagacaaacgaaaacaaccagaacGCCAAGGCCGACAGAGGTTCAACTATCAGACAGgacaacgaaagcaaccagaatgccaaGGCCGGAAAAGGAGccactatcagacaagataacgaaaacaagcagaatgctcatggcggaaaggggtcgacgATAAAACAGacaaacgaaaacaaccagaacGCCAAGGCCGACAGAGGTTCAACTATCAGACAGgacaacgaaagcaaccagaacgcCAAGGCCGGAAAAGGAGctactatcagacaagataacgaaagcaaccagaacgcCAAGGCTGGAAAAGGAGCGACTATCaaacaagataacgaaagcaaccagaatgcgAGAGGCGAAAGAGGTTCGACGATAAAACAGacaaacgaaaacaaccagaatgccaaAGCCGACAGTGGTTCGACTATCAGACAGgacaacgaaagcaaccagaacgcCAAGGCCGGAAAAGGAGCGACTATCaaacaagataacgaaagcaaccagaatgcgAGAGGTGAAAGAGGTTCGACGATAAAACAGacaaacgaaaacaaccagaatgccaaAGCCGGAAAAGGAGCCAcaatcagacaagataacgaaagcaaccagaatgctcatggcggaaaAGGGTCGACTATCAAACAAGACAACaaaaacaaccagaatgccaaGGCCGACAGAGGTTCGACTATCAGACAGgacaacgaaaacaaccagaatgccaaGGCCGACAGAGGTTCGACTATCAGACAGgacaacgaaagcaaccagaacgcCAAGGCCGGAAAAGGAGccactatcagacaagataacgaaagcaaccagaatgctcatggcggaaaggggtcgactatcaaACAAGACAACaaaaacaaccagaatgccaaGGCCGACAGAG GCTCAACTATCAGACAGTacaacgaaagcaaccagaacgcCAAGGCCGGAAAAGGAGccactatcagacaagataacgaaagcaaccaaaATGCCAGAGGTGAAATAGGTTCAACGATAAAACAGGcaaacgaaaacaaccagaatgccaaGGCCGACAGAGGCTCAACTATCAGACAGgacaacgaaagcaaccagaatgccaaGGCCGGAAAAGGAGccactatcagacaagataacgaaaacaagcagaatgctcatggcggaaaggggtcgacgATAAAACAAGACAACaaaaacaaccagaatgccaaGGCCGACAGAGGTTCGACTATCAGACAGgacaacgaaagcaaccagaatgccaaGGCCGGTAAAGGAGccactatcagacaagataacgaaaacaaccagaatgcaAAGGCCGACAGGG GTTCAACTATCAGACAGgacaacgaaagcaaccagaatgccaaGGCCGGAAAAGGAGccactatcagacaagataacgaaaacaagcagaatgctcatggcggaaaggggtcgacgATAAAACAAGACAACaaaaacaaccagaatgccaaGGCCGACAGAGGTTCGACTATCAGACAGGACAATGAAAGCAACCAGAACGCCAAGGCCGGAAAAGGAGCTACTATCAAACAAGATAACGAAAGTAACCAGAATGCGAGAGGTGAAAGAGGTTCGACGATAAAACAGacaaacgaaaacaaccagaatgccaaAGCCGACAGTGGTTCGACTATCAGACAGgacaacgaaagcaaccagaacgcCAAGGCCGGAAAAGGGGccactatcagacaagataacgaaagcaaccagaatgctcatggcggaaaggggtcgaccATCCAACAAGACAACaaaaacaaccagaatgccaaGGCCGACAGAGGTTCGACTATCAGACAGgacaacgaaagcaaccagaatgccaaGGCCGGTAGAGGAGccactatcagacaagataacgaaaacaaccagaatgcgcatggcggaaaggggtcgactatcaaACAAGACAACAAAAATAACCAGAATGCCAGAGGTGGAGACCGATCATCTATTAGTCAAGATAACGAAAACCGTCAGATTGCTAAAGCCAAAGTATGCTCTAAAGtacgacatacaaataaaaacaaacaaaacgcgAAAGGTGAAAGAGGAACAAATATAGGACAAAATAACGATAAcaaccagaatgctcatggcggaaaggggtcgcatataaaacaaacaaacgaaaacAACCAAAATGCTAAAGGCGGAAAGGGATCCACAATCAGACAAGACAACGAAAATAACCAGAATGCCAGAG gcggaaaggggtcgactatcagacaagataacgaaaacaaccagaatgccagaggcggaaaagggtcgactatcagacaagataacgaaagcaaccaacatgctcatggcggaaaggggtcgactatcagacaagataacgaaaacaaccagaatgcgCATGGCGGAAAAGGGtcgcatataaaacaaacaaacgaaaacAACCAAAATGCTAAAGGCGGAAAGGGATCCACCATCAGACAAgacaacgaaaacaaccagaatgccagaggcggaaaggggtcgactatcagacaagataacgaaagcaaccagaatgctagaggcggaaaggggtccactatcagacaagataatgaaaacaaccagaatgctaaaggcggaaaggggtcgactatcaaACAAGACAACAGAAACAACCAGAACGCCGCAGGTGGTAATGATTCAGTTATTAGACAAGATAATAAAAACCACCAAAATGCTGAAACCGGAGAACGATCTAAGATAAAACATGATAAGAATGACCATGTCAAAGATTGCTCGAAGGAGGAATTAAATAAGCGTAAGAATTCTACTACAGTTAAGAAGGTTACCAAAGAGGTCGTTCTTAAAAAGGACAAGAGATCCGAAGTCAATGAATCTGAGTCATcgaaaactaaagaaaaaagtaaatctAAAGTTAAAACGGTAGTGAAGACAAAGACAGTTGAAAAAACCAAAGAGCAGAATTCGAAAGGCGAAAAACATCATTGTGGTAACTAA